A stretch of Mustela nigripes isolate SB6536 chromosome 6, MUSNIG.SB6536, whole genome shotgun sequence DNA encodes these proteins:
- the SMIM41 gene encoding small integral membrane protein 41: MNSSQAGASPPATWLSSCCNQSGEPLEPPEGPRVVQAAVLGVLSLLVLCGVLFLGGGLLLRAQGLMAMLVRERRASREAEPSSASGGEDDS, from the coding sequence ATGAACAGCTCCCAAGCGGGCGCTTCGCCCCCCGCCACCTGGCTGAGCTCTTGCTGCAACCAGTCCGGGGAGCCGCTGGAGCCCCCCGAGGGGCCGCGCGTCGTGCAGGCGGCGGTGCTGGGAGTGCTGTCGCTGCTCGTGCTCTGCGGGGTCCTGTTCCTGGGCGGTGGCCTCCTCCTCCGCGCCCAGGGCCTGATGGCGATGCTGGTCCGCGAGCGGCGCGCGTCCCGCGAGGCCGAGCCCAGCAGTGCCAGCGGAGGCGAGGACGACTCCTAG